From a region of the Pseudomonas fulva 12-X genome:
- a CDS encoding YceK/YidQ family lipoprotein, with amino-acid sequence MNRLAGWLVLLACLQLGGCATARTLDANQPGAPVVYAGTRLDWYALQGGCCPVERFGAEAPRYAAVDLPASALLDTLLLPLSLAKVLGIGLQVTGGG; translated from the coding sequence ATGAATAGGCTCGCGGGCTGGCTCGTTCTGCTCGCCTGCCTGCAACTGGGCGGCTGCGCCACCGCGCGCACGTTGGACGCCAACCAGCCCGGCGCCCCGGTGGTGTACGCCGGCACGCGGCTGGACTGGTACGCGCTGCAAGGCGGTTGCTGCCCGGTCGAGCGCTTCGGCGCCGAAGCGCCGCGCTACGCTGCCGTCGACCTGCCAGCCAGCGCCTTGCTCGATACCCTGCTGTTGCCGCTGTCGCTGGCCAAGGTGCTGGGGATCGGGTTGCAGGTAACTGGGGGCGGGTAG